One Leptospira wolbachii serovar Codice str. CDC genomic region harbors:
- a CDS encoding YdcF family protein, which produces MDSIFFTLSKFGTVLLYPLPVFFLLSFLLILKTKSGHGKFRLFQIILFLYLASNAYIANFLLQSLEKDYPPIAISNIPKSDVAIVLGGMIQTISFHPGRPELTDSADRLTDAIRLYKAGKVKKILFTGGSGLLFANTYKEADLAKELFLGLGVPEKDLIWENKSRNTYENAVETKKLMAENKLESAVLITSAFHFKRAAGCFEKQNIRFVSFPTDYRATNLQSGAFELYIPSAGFLDQTTLAIKEWVGYFVYRAKSYL; this is translated from the coding sequence ATGGATTCAATCTTTTTTACACTTTCCAAATTCGGAACCGTTCTACTCTACCCACTGCCTGTTTTTTTTCTTTTATCCTTCTTACTCATCCTAAAAACAAAATCGGGGCACGGAAAATTTCGACTCTTCCAAATCATTTTGTTTTTATATCTGGCATCTAACGCTTATATTGCGAACTTTCTACTCCAATCTCTCGAAAAAGATTACCCACCAATAGCCATTTCTAATATTCCCAAATCGGATGTAGCGATTGTGTTAGGTGGAATGATCCAAACCATATCTTTTCATCCAGGGAGGCCCGAACTCACAGACTCCGCAGACCGATTGACTGATGCCATCAGACTTTATAAGGCAGGGAAGGTAAAAAAGATTCTTTTTACTGGTGGATCGGGGCTTCTTTTTGCAAATACCTACAAGGAAGCGGACTTAGCAAAAGAATTATTTTTAGGGCTCGGGGTTCCTGAAAAAGATTTAATTTGGGAAAACAAGTCACGAAATACGTATGAAAATGCTGTTGAAACTAAGAAGTTAATGGCCGAAAATAAACTAGAGTCCGCCGTTCTTATCACTTCTGCCTTCCATTTCAAACGTGCTGCTGGTTGTTTCGAAAAACAAAACATCCGGTTTGTTTCCTTTCCCACAGACTATCGTGCTACCAATTTACAATCAGGGGCCTTCGAACTTTACATCCCCTCCGCAGGGTTTTTGGACCAAACCACTCTCGCCATCAAAGAATGGGTGGGTTATTTTGTGTATCGTGCCAAATCCTATTTATAA
- a CDS encoding cytochrome c maturation protein CcmE domain-containing protein, protein MNRKFLTLLFLIGLSLGGIAYFSSQETSYLLLDASELAANQTKYSDQNLRVRGFVRVGSLVREGKKAKFDLELNDQIIPVFFTGATLLPDAFKEGARARVDGKLDHGVLVASHVEAKCASKYEAGYAEEK, encoded by the coding sequence ATGAATCGTAAGTTTTTAACTCTTTTGTTTCTCATTGGACTTTCACTCGGCGGGATTGCTTATTTTTCCTCGCAGGAAACTTCCTATCTCCTTCTGGATGCCTCAGAACTGGCAGCAAACCAAACCAAATACTCAGATCAAAATCTTCGTGTGCGCGGGTTTGTGCGTGTTGGGAGCCTTGTCCGGGAAGGGAAAAAAGCCAAATTTGATTTGGAACTGAATGATCAAATCATCCCTGTATTTTTTACAGGAGCCACTCTTTTGCCAGACGCTTTTAAAGAAGGAGCGAGGGCCAGAGTGGACGGAAAGTTAGATCACGGAGTTCTAGTTGCCTCCCATGTGGAAGCAAAATGTGCCTCCAAATATGAAGCGGGATACGCTGAGGAAAAATGA